The following are from one region of the Endozoicomonas sp. 4G genome:
- the cas6f gene encoding type I-F CRISPR-associated endoribonuclease Cas6/Csy4, with amino-acid sequence MKRFTFGIQFQPGSNNELLVGRCLKILHGFQCRHGINSVGVTFPKFCDKTIGDIIACVSVDRLCLQQLMSQPYFLEMQRLQKFFFHEIITVPDNVKEVRYGKELKSDKYCEGGRQRRIRRGQRIAEKKGYKYLPRQDSSSRVRNIQLFHNIPMTSSEDPTQVFYFRLQKHAAKNICCDGYTSYGLANQECACGTVPDLTFTKK; translated from the coding sequence ATGAAACGCTTTACCTTCGGTATCCAGTTTCAGCCGGGATCCAATAATGAACTGTTGGTTGGCAGGTGCTTGAAAATCCTCCATGGGTTCCAGTGTAGGCATGGCATCAACAGTGTGGGGGTCACATTTCCGAAATTCTGCGATAAAACCATCGGTGACATCATTGCTTGTGTTTCAGTAGACCGGCTCTGCTTACAGCAGCTAATGTCACAGCCGTACTTTCTGGAGATGCAAAGACTTCAGAAGTTTTTCTTTCATGAGATCATCACAGTTCCTGATAACGTTAAAGAAGTTCGATACGGAAAAGAATTAAAAAGCGATAAATATTGTGAGGGAGGCAGGCAGCGGCGCATAAGGCGTGGGCAGCGAATAGCTGAAAAAAAAGGCTATAAATATCTACCGAGGCAGGACTCATCAAGTCGTGTTCGCAATATTCAGTTGTTTCATAACATTCCAATGACCAGCTCTGAGGATCCCACGCAAGTGTTTTACTTTAGGCTCCAGAAGCACGCGGCTAAAAATATATGCTGCGATGGGTATACCAGTTATGGGTTAGCAAACCAGGAGTGTGCATGCGGAACGGTGCCTGATCTGACTTTTACCAAAAAATAA
- a CDS encoding type I-F CRISPR-associated protein Cas7f/Csy3 encodes MSTAKNYAIEIQEVYMPPESEALVVRFSISIKAHSGQLYQCDRPEMKEAVSRLSDAYKEVGGYRVLARRYLENLLLGNWLWENQYTLGTEIRLHDCRTKDQMVIDHVETRRWNRDLDDLEESIEKWVDRFEGALTSLSDSCSLLVEAKLILPLCSEVFPSQTFSDGESRSKLLATCANNGEEQVVFSRHKLGAALHQIDDWFPGAISRKKVSAYCADRQELTAHRHPSTGKDYFSLLKNIERYIEFLVAKPDVNDPAMDDIHFLMACHVCGGMRPEKKE; translated from the coding sequence ATGTCAACTGCTAAAAACTACGCTATCGAGATTCAGGAAGTTTATATGCCACCTGAGTCTGAGGCATTGGTGGTTCGTTTTTCAATAAGCATTAAGGCGCATTCTGGGCAGTTGTATCAATGTGATCGCCCGGAAATGAAGGAGGCCGTGTCGAGGCTAAGTGACGCTTACAAAGAAGTGGGTGGTTATCGAGTGTTAGCCCGAAGGTATCTGGAGAACCTGTTGTTGGGTAACTGGCTATGGGAAAACCAATACACCCTTGGAACAGAAATTCGCCTACATGATTGCAGGACCAAAGATCAAATGGTCATTGATCATGTGGAAACAAGGCGGTGGAACAGAGACTTGGATGATCTTGAGGAATCCATCGAAAAATGGGTAGATCGATTTGAAGGGGCACTGACATCCTTGAGCGATTCCTGCTCGTTACTGGTTGAGGCAAAGTTGATTTTACCGCTCTGTTCAGAGGTATTTCCAAGTCAGACATTTTCCGATGGTGAATCACGTAGTAAGTTACTGGCCACTTGTGCAAACAATGGTGAAGAGCAAGTAGTATTCAGTCGCCATAAGCTTGGGGCAGCCTTGCACCAGATTGATGACTGGTTTCCGGGGGCAATATCTCGGAAAAAAGTCAGTGCATATTGTGCAGATAGACAAGAGCTGACAGCACACCGACACCCAAGTACAGGAAAAGATTATTTTTCCTTGTTAAAGAATATAGAGCGATATATTGAGTTTCTGGTAGCGAAACCGGATGTGAATGATCCAGCAATGGATGATATCCACTTCCTTATGGCCTGCCATGTGTGCGGTGGTATGAGGCCGGAGAAAAAAGAATGA
- a CDS encoding ParD-like family protein codes for MSSRPLRLDGELVTAATLVGKFKKRSAAKQVEYWVSLGKVAKENPDLPITFIEDILEAEEERKQGLVSEYRFG; via the coding sequence ATGTCAAGCAGACCCTTACGACTGGATGGAGAACTGGTGACCGCTGCAACCCTTGTTGGCAAGTTCAAAAAACGCTCGGCGGCAAAACAGGTGGAATACTGGGTCAGCCTTGGCAAAGTAGCCAAGGAAAACCCTGACCTGCCCATTACTTTCATTGAAGATATTCTGGAAGCCGAAGAAGAGCGCAAACAGGGTCTGGTCTCGGAGTACCGTTTTGGCTAA
- a CDS encoding LysE family translocator, with product MTRLSRRKVALRANIMGDELSAVLWPLMAFAFSSSVTPGPNNVMIMTSGMNYGIRQSMPHFLGICLGFPLMVLFVGLGLGAVFDLFPVLHDILKVLGVAYLLYLAWLIAKSAPADLNEGKARPLTFIQSALFQWVNPKGWVMATGAVAAYTTVSGDVFLQVLVIALAFLIVLFPCVGVWLFFGVRLKKVLQQPSHQRAFNITMALLLVLSIIPVIGEMIR from the coding sequence GTGACCAGACTCAGCCGCCGCAAGGTGGCTTTAAGGGCGAATATAATGGGTGATGAACTTAGTGCCGTTTTGTGGCCCCTGATGGCTTTCGCTTTTTCCAGTTCGGTGACCCCGGGTCCCAATAATGTCATGATCATGACCTCGGGCATGAACTATGGCATCCGGCAGAGTATGCCCCATTTTTTAGGCATCTGCCTGGGCTTCCCTTTAATGGTGCTGTTTGTGGGGTTGGGGCTGGGAGCGGTATTTGACCTTTTCCCGGTGCTTCACGATATTCTCAAGGTTCTCGGTGTCGCTTATCTTCTGTACCTTGCCTGGCTTATCGCCAAGTCTGCTCCTGCTGATTTAAATGAAGGAAAAGCCAGACCATTGACGTTTATACAGTCAGCCCTGTTCCAATGGGTCAATCCGAAAGGATGGGTTATGGCTACCGGTGCGGTGGCTGCTTATACGACAGTATCTGGAGATGTGTTTCTGCAGGTGCTGGTCATTGCCCTGGCCTTCCTGATTGTTTTGTTTCCCTGCGTAGGCGTCTGGCTGTTTTTCGGTGTTCGTCTGAAAAAGGTGTTGCAACAGCCGTCTCATCAAAGAGCGTTTAACATTACTATGGCGCTTTTGCTGGTGCTGTCTATTATTCCGGTCATTGGTGAAATGATCCGATAA
- a CDS encoding type II toxin-antitoxin system RelE/ParE family toxin: MAKAKTILQTARFARAVKKLKPNQKADLDTAIMSALPYRDNFSHELPRAVAALQLHLS, encoded by the coding sequence TTGGCTAAAGCAAAGACGATACTCCAGACAGCCCGGTTTGCAAGAGCCGTGAAAAAACTCAAGCCGAACCAGAAAGCGGATCTTGATACAGCCATCATGTCGGCACTACCATATCGTGACAATTTCAGTCATGAATTACCAAGGGCTGTAGCAGCCTTGCAACTTCATTTGTCATAA
- a CDS encoding DUF2878 domain-containing protein, with protein MKRLNTSWFNGALALAGWLIGITTQSSWAVAAAVVILMVHFAAVGSWKKEREILAITLILGSALDSVMGNISVLQFSSENRILPSWLACVWIMLGLTIRHSLNWIGNNRLTGNLFLIILTAGHYCLLLQFTYVSSCLPEWQAVAILSISATIIINIILTFSDIWMERYRRQNTG; from the coding sequence ATGAAACGACTGAACACTTCCTGGTTTAACGGAGCCCTGGCTCTGGCGGGCTGGCTGATCGGCATAACAACTCAGTCATCCTGGGCGGTTGCTGCCGCAGTCGTCATTCTGATGGTGCATTTCGCCGCCGTCGGCTCCTGGAAAAAAGAGCGGGAGATTCTGGCTATTACCTTGATCCTGGGTAGCGCCCTGGACAGTGTGATGGGCAATATCAGTGTTCTTCAGTTTTCCAGTGAGAATCGGATTCTTCCGTCATGGCTGGCCTGTGTCTGGATTATGCTGGGGCTAACCATTCGTCATAGCCTGAACTGGATCGGTAACAACAGACTGACAGGTAACCTGTTTCTTATTATTTTGACCGCAGGACATTACTGCCTGTTGTTGCAGTTCACTTACGTTTCTTCCTGTCTGCCAGAATGGCAGGCAGTGGCCATTCTTTCAATATCCGCAACCATCATCATCAATATTATTCTGACATTCTCTGATATCTGGATGGAGAGATATCGCCGCCAGAATACGGGATGA